One window from the genome of Dyadobacter sp. CECT 9275 encodes:
- a CDS encoding CvfB family protein has translation MLFIGKYNYLTIQRVTSVGLFLSDVEGEEVLLPNQYLTDDMKLDDTIRVFVYNDSEDRPVATTQTPKIVRNEFAFLEVTDVSEHGAFLDWGLLKDLFVPFREQSTPMQVGEWHVVFLYLDQKSSRLIASTKIDRFLENDRLTVKEGDEVDALIWQKTDLGYNAIINQYHKGLIYNNEVFKDLKIGDTVKGYVKKIREENKLDISLQKQGYVAVEPNARKILDLLKKEGGFLNLSDNSSPDEIYARLEMSKKLFKKAIGGLYKQGQIMISDKGIRLVNED, from the coding sequence ATGCTCTTTATTGGAAAATACAATTACCTCACGATACAACGTGTCACCAGTGTCGGATTATTTTTAAGTGATGTGGAAGGCGAAGAGGTACTGTTGCCGAACCAGTATTTGACCGACGACATGAAACTGGATGATACGATAAGGGTATTTGTTTACAATGATTCGGAGGATCGCCCTGTTGCTACCACCCAAACACCTAAAATTGTCCGGAATGAGTTTGCATTCCTGGAGGTAACGGATGTATCCGAACACGGAGCTTTTCTGGACTGGGGATTATTAAAGGACCTCTTTGTTCCTTTCCGTGAACAAAGTACACCCATGCAGGTGGGAGAATGGCACGTGGTGTTTCTCTACCTCGACCAGAAATCTTCCAGGCTCATCGCTTCTACTAAAATTGATCGCTTCCTTGAAAATGACCGCCTGACGGTGAAAGAAGGAGATGAAGTGGATGCGCTGATCTGGCAAAAAACGGATCTTGGATACAACGCCATCATCAACCAATACCATAAGGGACTGATTTATAACAATGAGGTATTTAAAGACCTCAAGATCGGGGATACGGTAAAGGGGTATGTCAAGAAAATAAGAGAAGAAAACAAACTGGATATCAGCCTCCAGAAGCAGGGTTACGTTGCCGTTGAACCCAATGCCCGGAAAATCCTTGACCTCCTGAAAAAGGAAGGCGGATTTCTGAACCTGTCGGACAATAGCTCACCTGATGAAATTTATGCGCGCCTTGAAATGAGTAAAAAGCTATTTAAAAAAGCCATCGGCGGGTTGTATAAACAGGGACAGATCATGATTTCTGATAAGGGGATTCGTCTGGTTAACGAAGACTGA
- a CDS encoding amidohydrolase family protein: MKNITYIFSKNIYGSLLMTLLASSSIQAQNPAPARAQVRPITLMGATIHVGNGQVISNGAISFDNGIITAVGATADVKLAGTEVIEVKGMHIFPGIISLNTTVGLQEVASVRATLDFSEVGEINPHIRSLVAYDTDSEVIPTLRANGIVVSQAVPQGGIISGTSSAFYTDGWNWEDAVLKKDDGVWINWPPFLANTFNAEDFSFSIKRNEKRQAVIDELRQTFRDARAYAETENPKTVNVRMEAMKGILNGTGNLYIRAGYAKDIIESIGLAKEFGIKKVVIVGGNEAFKVTGFLKDNKIPVILNPTHRLPGSPDENVYLPYELPGILHKAGVKVAIAYADEWWRTRNLAFMAGTSSGFSEVTPEEALQFVTKNAAEILGADRLVGTLEKGKHASLIVSEGDILDMRGNNVKMIYIKGGKVNLDDKQKRLYQKYKEKYQAK; the protein is encoded by the coding sequence ATGAAAAACATAACTTACATATTTTCCAAAAACATATATGGCAGCCTGCTGATGACCTTGTTGGCATCATCTTCCATACAAGCGCAAAACCCTGCTCCTGCCCGGGCACAGGTAAGGCCCATTACCCTGATGGGCGCAACTATACATGTAGGTAACGGACAGGTCATTAGCAACGGCGCCATCAGTTTTGACAATGGGATTATTACTGCTGTGGGAGCCACTGCTGATGTAAAGCTAGCCGGTACGGAGGTGATAGAGGTAAAAGGCATGCACATTTTTCCAGGCATTATTTCTCTTAATACCACAGTCGGGTTGCAGGAGGTTGCTTCGGTGCGGGCTACACTGGATTTCAGCGAAGTGGGGGAAATTAACCCGCATATTCGGTCCCTGGTGGCTTATGATACCGATTCCGAGGTAATTCCAACGCTTCGGGCTAACGGGATAGTGGTTTCACAGGCCGTCCCGCAAGGGGGGATCATTTCAGGTACTTCTTCCGCATTTTATACGGACGGATGGAATTGGGAAGATGCTGTGCTCAAAAAGGATGATGGCGTCTGGATCAACTGGCCGCCGTTTCTGGCCAATACTTTTAATGCCGAGGATTTTTCATTTTCTATCAAAAGAAATGAAAAGAGGCAGGCTGTGATTGACGAGCTCAGGCAGACTTTTCGCGATGCCAGGGCTTATGCCGAAACAGAGAACCCCAAAACCGTTAATGTGAGGATGGAGGCCATGAAGGGAATATTAAACGGAACTGGCAACTTGTATATCCGTGCCGGATATGCAAAGGATATCATAGAATCAATCGGTCTGGCCAAAGAATTTGGTATTAAAAAGGTGGTTATTGTAGGAGGAAATGAAGCCTTTAAGGTTACAGGATTTTTGAAAGACAATAAGATACCGGTCATTCTCAATCCAACGCACCGTTTGCCGGGATCGCCGGACGAGAATGTTTACCTGCCTTACGAACTTCCAGGGATATTACATAAGGCCGGCGTTAAGGTGGCTATTGCCTATGCGGACGAATGGTGGCGTACCCGAAATCTTGCTTTTATGGCCGGAACTTCATCTGGATTCAGCGAGGTAACACCAGAAGAGGCACTGCAATTCGTAACCAAAAATGCTGCCGAAATCCTCGGAGCCGACCGCCTCGTTGGAACATTGGAAAAGGGAAAACATGCTTCGCTTATAGTATCCGAAGGAGATATCCTGGATATGCGAGGAAACAACGTTAAAATGATTTACATCAAAGGAGGTAAGGTAAACCTGGATGACAAACAAAAACGCCTGTATCAGAAATATAAGGAAAAATACCAGGCAAAATAA
- a CDS encoding amidohydrolase family protein, which translates to MYKQLSTLVAGIMLGSLCYGQETFPRNGAYDERPGRYAFINASIITDPKTTISNGTLLIENGIILEVGKQVKIPAGTVVTDLKGKYIYPSLIDLDSDYGLPEVKRDNRATGRQAPQLESGKKGAFGWNQAIQPETDASKLFSPDPKKGESLRKLGFGAVLVHAHDGIVRGNGALVSLTDEPANKALINGRASSHFSFSKGTSTQTYPLSVMGVAALLRQTYYDADWYSKTDKTGEMNLSLEAFNQIRTLPAFFETQDKFSLLRADKIGDEMGVQYIIRGGGDEYQRLAEIKATRASLIVPVNFPDAYDVTDPWDADVVTVAQLKHWELAPGNIAKIAGADIPFAITTALLKNTADFWKNLRVAIDYGLSKEKALEALTTIPARLIKADHQLGSLKAGYVANFLITSTDLFSADNIIYENWVQGKKFINVQLDAPDIRGTYSLTVNGQAGGRLEVTGNVEKPEYKIILDTLKITPKAILANNLITLTYRANKKTNETTRLTGWTTPAGLAGEGILPDGTAVSWTATLTDQYQATTRKDTITKMSRETGSIVYPFTGFGNEQLPVAETILVKNATVWTNEREGILQNADVLVQKGKISKVGKGLQLPAGGRTIDGTGKHLTSGIIDEHSHIALFAVNEGGQTSSAEVRMSDVINPDDVNIYRQLAGGVTASHLLHGSANAIGGQSALIKLKWGGGISDLLVPDVKTIKFALGENVKQSNWGDLARIRFPQTRMGVEQVYFDHFLRAKEYAQSWKNYNGPGRKNGARIPRRDLELEALSEILAGERNITCHSYVQSEINMLMHVADSLKFKVNTFTHILEGYKMADKMAKRGIGGSTFADWWAYKMEVKEAIPYNAALMYHEGITVAINSDDAEMARRLNQEAAKTVTYGGVPEQEAWKMVTLNPAKLLHIDNRMGSVKEGKDADLVLWNAHPLSIYARPDFTMVEGAIYFDRKLDQAKQVAIAREKERIVQKMLGEKADGKPTQKPQTSQPKMWHCEDIVGVHSAHAEGE; encoded by the coding sequence ATGTACAAACAATTATCAACGTTAGTCGCTGGTATAATGCTGGGCAGCCTGTGCTACGGGCAAGAAACATTTCCCAGAAACGGAGCTTACGACGAGCGGCCCGGACGTTATGCTTTCATCAATGCCAGCATCATAACGGACCCGAAAACAACCATTAGTAACGGAACTCTGCTTATTGAAAATGGCATTATCCTGGAAGTGGGGAAGCAGGTGAAAATTCCCGCCGGTACCGTTGTAACAGATCTCAAAGGAAAATATATATACCCGTCGCTCATTGACCTGGATTCAGATTATGGCTTGCCCGAGGTAAAGAGAGACAACCGGGCAACCGGGAGGCAGGCTCCACAGCTGGAATCTGGTAAAAAGGGCGCATTTGGCTGGAACCAGGCCATACAACCTGAAACGGATGCCAGTAAATTATTTAGTCCCGATCCCAAAAAAGGCGAAAGCCTCCGCAAATTAGGATTTGGTGCAGTGTTGGTTCATGCCCATGATGGGATCGTGCGGGGTAACGGAGCGCTGGTATCACTCACCGACGAACCGGCCAATAAAGCGCTGATCAACGGGAGAGCATCCTCACATTTTTCATTCAGTAAAGGTACTTCCACACAAACATACCCATTGTCTGTCATGGGCGTGGCAGCTCTTCTGCGTCAGACCTACTACGACGCGGACTGGTATTCCAAAACGGATAAAACGGGCGAAATGAATCTTTCACTGGAAGCATTTAACCAGATCAGGACCTTACCTGCATTTTTTGAGACCCAGGATAAATTCAGTTTGTTAAGAGCAGATAAAATTGGAGATGAAATGGGCGTTCAATACATTATTCGCGGAGGTGGAGATGAATATCAGCGGCTGGCTGAGATAAAGGCCACCCGGGCTTCTCTGATAGTACCGGTTAATTTTCCCGATGCGTATGACGTAACAGACCCCTGGGACGCCGATGTGGTGACGGTTGCGCAACTGAAACACTGGGAGCTCGCTCCCGGGAATATAGCAAAAATTGCCGGAGCTGATATTCCCTTTGCCATCACAACAGCTCTTCTGAAGAACACCGCTGATTTCTGGAAGAATCTCCGTGTAGCCATTGACTACGGCTTATCCAAAGAAAAGGCACTGGAGGCGCTGACAACCATACCTGCCCGGCTCATCAAAGCCGATCATCAGCTCGGGAGCCTGAAAGCGGGTTATGTCGCTAATTTTCTGATCACCTCAACAGATCTGTTCAGTGCAGATAATATCATCTATGAAAACTGGGTGCAGGGGAAAAAGTTTATAAACGTACAGCTGGATGCGCCGGATATTCGCGGGACTTATTCGCTGACAGTCAACGGGCAGGCGGGAGGAAGACTTGAAGTGACAGGAAATGTTGAAAAACCGGAATACAAAATTATTCTTGATACGCTAAAAATTACACCCAAAGCCATTCTGGCCAACAATCTTATAACGCTGACTTATCGGGCGAATAAGAAAACGAATGAAACAACCCGACTTACCGGTTGGACAACTCCAGCCGGACTGGCAGGAGAAGGTATCCTACCTGATGGCACGGCGGTTTCCTGGACAGCCACCCTGACTGATCAGTACCAGGCCACCACCCGTAAAGATACCATCACAAAAATGTCTAGGGAAACCGGTAGTATCGTATACCCCTTTACGGGTTTCGGAAACGAACAATTGCCAGTGGCCGAAACCATTCTGGTGAAAAACGCGACAGTGTGGACGAATGAGCGGGAAGGTATCCTGCAAAATGCTGATGTACTGGTTCAAAAAGGGAAAATATCAAAAGTAGGAAAGGGCCTGCAGCTACCGGCAGGCGGACGAACCATAGACGGCACCGGTAAACACCTCACGAGCGGTATCATAGACGAACATTCCCATATAGCCTTGTTTGCTGTCAACGAAGGCGGGCAGACGAGCTCAGCGGAGGTAAGAATGAGTGATGTGATCAATCCTGACGATGTTAACATTTACCGTCAGTTGGCCGGTGGGGTAACCGCTTCACATCTGCTACACGGTTCTGCCAATGCCATCGGCGGGCAAAGTGCGCTTATCAAACTAAAATGGGGTGGGGGGATTTCCGACCTTTTGGTGCCCGACGTGAAAACAATAAAATTTGCATTAGGTGAAAATGTTAAACAATCCAATTGGGGTGATTTAGCCCGTATCCGTTTTCCGCAGACGCGGATGGGCGTTGAGCAGGTATACTTTGATCATTTCCTGAGAGCAAAAGAGTATGCACAAAGCTGGAAAAACTACAACGGTCCTGGCAGGAAAAATGGAGCCAGGATTCCACGCCGTGATCTGGAACTGGAAGCTCTTTCCGAAATTCTTGCAGGCGAAAGGAATATAACCTGCCATTCCTATGTGCAGTCGGAAATAAATATGCTAATGCATGTGGCCGATTCTCTCAAATTTAAAGTCAACACGTTTACCCATATTCTGGAAGGATATAAGATGGCCGATAAAATGGCCAAACGCGGGATAGGCGGTTCCACTTTTGCGGATTGGTGGGCTTATAAAATGGAAGTAAAGGAAGCAATTCCCTACAATGCGGCCTTGATGTACCACGAGGGAATTACCGTGGCGATAAACTCTGACGACGCCGAAATGGCCAGGAGGCTCAATCAGGAAGCGGCTAAAACGGTGACCTACGGGGGTGTTCCCGAACAGGAGGCCTGGAAAATGGTAACGCTTAATCCTGCAAAACTGCTTCACATTGACAACCGGATGGGAAGTGTGAAAGAAGGAAAAGATGCGGACCTGGTACTATGGAATGCACACCCGCTTTCCATATATGCCCGTCCTGACTTTACGATGGTGGAAGGGGCTATCTATTTTGACCGCAAACTTGATCAGGCCAAACAGGTAGCTATCGCCAGGGAAAAGGAGAGGATTGTCCAGAAAATGCTGGGAGAAAAGGCGGACGGGAAACCAACGCAAAAGCCTCAGACAAGTCAGCCTAAAATGTGGCATTGCGAGGATATTGTAGGTGTTCACTCAGCGCATGCGGAGGGTGAATGA
- a CDS encoding SatD family protein encodes MKIYSAVINADIVNSTYFSPEITSKWLEGLITLLKANQDLKWALPPEIYRGDSFQGVLENAGQALKAAILARAYLRSKKYNQTETDIRVAIGIGGIEKLTDRPGTSDGEAFRLSGYLADRIKQQKAKIGIALPSPSQPLSAVMDVLETLVENWTAPQSEVITGLLNNETVSLIAERLKISQSAVSQRINASKWWAADHLIQTFPDHIHLYTHQL; translated from the coding sequence ATGAAAATTTACTCAGCCGTTATTAATGCGGACATTGTCAATTCAACGTACTTTTCCCCTGAGATTACTTCCAAATGGCTGGAAGGATTGATTACCCTATTAAAAGCAAATCAGGACCTGAAATGGGCATTGCCTCCTGAGATCTACCGTGGTGACAGCTTTCAGGGTGTTTTGGAAAATGCGGGCCAGGCTTTAAAAGCCGCTATTCTTGCACGGGCATACCTCCGTTCAAAAAAATACAATCAAACGGAAACCGATATCAGGGTAGCAATTGGAATAGGCGGAATTGAAAAGCTGACCGACCGCCCCGGTACTTCCGACGGCGAGGCGTTCCGGTTATCCGGGTATCTGGCCGATCGGATCAAACAGCAAAAAGCAAAAATTGGCATTGCACTTCCCAGCCCGTCACAGCCCCTTTCGGCAGTAATGGATGTACTGGAAACGCTGGTGGAAAACTGGACGGCCCCTCAGAGCGAGGTAATCACCGGTTTGCTGAATAATGAAACGGTAAGCCTGATAGCAGAGCGACTAAAAATAAGTCAATCTGCTGTAAGTCAACGAATCAATGCCTCAAAATGGTGGGCAGCGGACCACCTTATCCAAACTTTCCCAGACCACATTCACCTTTATACACACCAGCTATGA
- a CDS encoding DUF3307 domain-containing protein, producing MIEFLALITAHILADFYWQPTRWVMDKKGSTAWFIADQVLHLISIIFISLILTSKIEIGIDQLKAWYQTPRNLAIISGVLLCLSPVSFLVGMLTRPWRDELERLVPNADDNLANAGRWIGMSERLLIFVFVLINQFSAIGFLIAAKSLLRYNDKTTSGDIPPAYISKKSEYILVGTLMSYTCSIAIALIIKMVN from the coding sequence ATGATCGAATTTTTAGCGCTTATCACCGCACATATACTGGCTGATTTCTATTGGCAGCCGACACGCTGGGTGATGGATAAAAAGGGAAGTACCGCATGGTTCATTGCCGACCAGGTTCTTCACCTGATTTCGATCATCTTCATTTCATTAATACTGACTTCCAAAATTGAAATTGGCATAGATCAGCTCAAAGCATGGTACCAAACACCACGTAACCTGGCGATCATTTCGGGGGTTTTACTTTGTCTTTCACCAGTATCTTTTCTGGTGGGAATGCTCACAAGGCCGTGGCGGGACGAACTTGAAAGGCTAGTACCAAATGCGGACGATAACCTTGCCAACGCCGGGCGCTGGATAGGGATGTCTGAAAGGCTGCTGATTTTTGTATTTGTGCTCATCAACCAGTTTTCCGCCATCGGGTTTCTGATCGCGGCAAAATCACTTTTGAGATATAACGATAAAACAACATCCGGCGACATTCCTCCCGCTTACATCAGCAAAAAATCGGAGTACATACTCGTAGGCACGCTGATGAGTTATACCTGTTCCATCGCCATTGCGCTGATCATAAAAATGGTGAATTAA
- a CDS encoding IS110 family RNA-guided transposase, whose product MAVVEFPQLIARGCGLDVHKDTVVASIKGTGIKEETRTFATFTKDLEELLQWLEDHQITHIAMESTGVYWRPVYYVLEGSFEIILVNARHIKNVPGHKTDKKDSEWIAKLLLSGLLRHSFVPESWVRELRTLLRHRKKLVNERSREKNRLQNILEDANIKLGSVVSDVFSKTGQGIIDLLLAGVTDPVVLSNQAKGSLVNKKQALQQALYGRFCERHRFMLSLIIQTMHALDELISQLDQQIELCLADKQAELALLQTIPGVSRQSAIGIVSEIGLDMSQFLSDKHLASWAGVCPGNNESAGKVRSARITHGNTYLKTTLIEASWAASHTLNTFLSFKYHKLAQRRGKKKAAMAIAHQILTAAYHILRDKLPYKEPTLKAEILIERRKAEIQRLENRVRKLKILASQ is encoded by the coding sequence ATGGCAGTAGTAGAATTCCCCCAGCTCATAGCCCGAGGTTGTGGCCTGGACGTACACAAAGATACAGTAGTTGCTTCGATCAAAGGAACTGGAATCAAGGAAGAAACCCGGACCTTCGCCACGTTCACCAAAGATCTGGAAGAGTTGTTGCAATGGCTTGAGGACCACCAGATTACCCATATTGCTATGGAGAGTACCGGCGTTTACTGGCGGCCTGTATATTATGTTTTGGAAGGCAGCTTTGAGATTATTTTGGTTAATGCCCGTCATATCAAGAATGTTCCCGGCCATAAAACCGATAAAAAGGATTCTGAATGGATCGCTAAACTACTTTTGAGTGGTCTTCTCCGGCATAGTTTTGTCCCCGAAAGCTGGGTGCGAGAGCTAAGAACATTGCTGCGACACCGTAAAAAGCTGGTCAATGAGCGCAGCAGGGAAAAGAATCGCTTACAAAATATCTTAGAGGATGCCAACATTAAGCTCGGCAGCGTGGTCAGCGATGTGTTTTCCAAAACCGGGCAGGGGATTATAGATTTGTTATTGGCCGGTGTTACCGATCCTGTTGTGTTATCAAACCAGGCCAAAGGTTCGCTGGTGAACAAAAAGCAAGCTTTGCAGCAAGCACTTTACGGCCGCTTCTGTGAACGCCACCGTTTTATGTTGAGCTTGATTATCCAGACGATGCATGCCTTAGACGAGCTCATCAGCCAGCTTGACCAGCAGATAGAACTTTGCCTGGCCGATAAGCAGGCCGAGCTCGCATTGCTACAAACCATCCCGGGTGTGTCAAGGCAATCAGCTATTGGTATCGTATCAGAAATCGGTCTGGATATGTCCCAGTTTCTCTCTGACAAACACCTGGCTTCCTGGGCCGGGGTCTGCCCGGGAAATAACGAGAGTGCGGGTAAAGTAAGGTCAGCAAGGATAACCCACGGAAATACCTATTTGAAAACCACATTGATCGAAGCTTCCTGGGCTGCCAGCCATACCCTGAACACTTTCTTGTCATTCAAGTACCACAAACTGGCGCAGAGGCGAGGAAAGAAAAAGGCGGCAATGGCTATCGCCCATCAGATACTAACAGCTGCATACCATATCCTTCGGGATAAACTACCTTACAAGGAACCAACCCTGAAAGCTGAAATCCTGATCGAAAGAAGGAAAGCTGAAATCCAACGGTTGGAAAACCGGGTGAGAAAGTTGAAAATATTAGCGTCCCAATAG